In Garra rufa chromosome 15, GarRuf1.0, whole genome shotgun sequence, a single genomic region encodes these proteins:
- the sypb gene encoding synaptophysin b — protein sequence MDVVNQLVATGQFTIIKQPLGFIKILQWFFAIFAFSTCGGYSGVFRMSVECKNRTESNLNIEVEFAYPFRLHQVWFDVPTCKGPEPERLFLVGDNSSSAEFFVTIGVFSFLYSMAAISVYIFLLEKYREGNKGARADFVVTAIFTFMWLVSSAAWAKGLSDVKRSTDPDDVINLIPACDREENRCKEIHEPVVSGLNTSVAFGFCNVVLWAGNLWFVFKETGWLAAFSGTYMPSGEKQPAPDSFGQGYGQEGYGQDPYASSQGGYQPDYGQQGGGYEGGGYNQYGQGEPTSFSNEM from the exons TTCTTTGCGATCTTCGCATTCTCCACCTGTGGTGGTTACTCTGGAGTGTTTCGCATGAGCGTGGAGTGTAAGAATCGCACAGAGAGTAACCTGAACATTGAGGTTGAGTTTGCCTACCCGTTCAG ACTGCACCAGGTATGGTTTGATGTTCCTACTTGTAAAGGGCCGGAGCCTGAGCGTCTGTTTCTGGTGGGAGACAACTCTTCCTCTGCTGAGTTCTTTGTCACCATTGGTGTCTTTTCCTTCCTTTATTCAATGGCAGCCATTTCTGTGTACATCTTCCTCCTGGAGAAATACCGCGAGGGCAACAAAGGAGCTCGGGCT GATTTTGTTGTGACAGCTATTTTTACCTTCATGTGGTTGGTAAGTTCAGCGGCGTGGGCCAAAGGTCTCTCGGATGTAAAGAGGTCCACTGACCCTGATGACGTTATTAACCTCATTCCTGCGTGTGACCGCGAGGAAAACCGTTGCAAAGAAATCCATGAGCCCGTGGTGTCCGGCCTAAACACCTCTGTG GCGTTTGGCTTCTGTAATGTGGTGCTGTGGGCAGGGAACCTGTGGTTCGTCTTCAAGGAAACCGGTTGGCTTGCAGCCTTTTCTGGCACTTACATGCCCTCAGGAGAGAAGCAGCCAGCACCAGACTCTTTCGGCCAGG GCTATGGACAAGAAGGTTATGGCCAGGACCCTTACGCCAGCTCTCAGGGCGGATACCAGCCCGACTACGGCCAGCAGGGCGGTGGATATGAAGGCGGAGGCTACAACCAGTATGGTCAGGGTGAGCCCACCTCCTTCTCCAATGAGATGTGA